Proteins from one Sarcophilus harrisii chromosome 2, mSarHar1.11, whole genome shotgun sequence genomic window:
- the NOLC1 gene encoding nucleolar and coiled-body phosphoprotein 1 isoform X2, with protein MAEQEGLRVVPSDLFPLVLGFLRDNQFPEAASKFAKATGTAQQDPNATSLLDIYSFWLNRSSKTQKRKLEANGPVAKKAKKSTVSGDSSHKGEAKQSPTKKLANKPPGTSQSGKTSIPVKAAESSSSSEDSSEEEEESKNQKKSAQKEAKPPAKAAKPALKTAQPKKAESSSSDSDSDSDSDSDSSSEDEATKKQKLKTPVKTPVKTPVKATAKTPVKTTAKPGTTPQVASKLANGKAGKSSSSSSSTSSSSSSSDSDEETAEAPPKKAVLKKATPSKTPVKAASQSSSSDDSSSEEEEEQKQKKKPIKAQQGPYSSVPPPPCTQSKKVGVDQPSKKKVGEDQTPKKKVAGDQPPKKKVAGDQPPKKKVAGDQPPKKKVAGDQLPKKKEESSDSSDSSEDSSEEETATAKAGGVKAVTPKPASAKAAAVKTATNKTTKESSSDSDSDSSSEEEEKKPSQKAAPKPAVAVKVTPKPAVTTKAAESSSDSSDSDSSEDEASARPAVGTKPGTKPATNQKPLPRKADSSSSEEESSSSEEEKQTGTKTTAAGSKAKVGAKAAPSPAPKAATQDSSSDSDSSSSEEEEPSSNVTKSKGATAAVPKPALAKKSKAESSSSSDSSSEEEEKPKLKKSPGLVANGSCPPVPQNGKNCARKEEEEEAAKPGSGKKRKKDANPNQEDTPPKVKKQKPQTPNTVPKTKKGEKKRASSPFRRVKSEEVEVDSRVADNSFDAKRGAAGDWGEKANEVLKFTKGKSFRHEKTKKKRGSYRGGAISTEVNSVKFESD; from the exons ATGGCGGAGCAAGAGGGCTTACGCGTGGTTCCTAGCGACTTGTTCCCTCTCGTGCTCGGTTTCCTGCGCGACAACCAGTTTCCGGAGGCGGCGAGCAAGTTCGCTAAGGCTACGGGAACT GCCCAACAGGACCCCAACGCCACTTCCCTTTTGGATATCTATAGTTTCTGGCTCAA tagGTCTTCCAAAACTCAAAAGCGGAAATTGGAGGCTAACGGACCAGTGGCAAAAAAGGCTAAGAAATCCACTGTTTCTGGTGACAGCAGTCATAAAGGAGAGGCCAAACAATCTCCAACCAAGAAACTAG CCAACAAGCCACCTGGTACATCTCAGTCTGGGAAGACATCCATTCCTGTCAAAGCAGCAGAGAGTAGTAGTAGCAGTGAGGACTCcagtgaggaagaagaagaaagcaaaaaccaGAAGAAGTCTGCCCAG AAGGAAGCCAAGCCCCCAGCCAAGGCCGCCAAACCTGCCCTCAAGACAGCTCAGCCTAAGAAAGCTGAAAGCTCCAGCTCTGACTCTGACTCCGACTCTGATTCTGACTCCGACTCCAGCTCAGAAGATGAAGCCACCAAGAAACAGAAACTTAAGACTCCAGTCAAGACCCCAGTCAAGACCCCTGTCAAAGCCACAGCTAAGACTCCAGTTAAGACCACAGCTAAGCCAG GCACGACTCCCCAAGTTGCCTCAAAATTAGCCAATGGCAAAGCTGgtaaaagcagcagcagcagcagcagtactagcagcagtagcagcagcagcgaCTCAGATGAAGAGACGGCTGAGGCTCCACCCAAAAAG GCTGTCTTGAAGAAGGCAACTCCGTCCAAAACCCCTGTGAAAGCCGCCTCACAGAGTTCTAGCAGTGATGATTCCTCcagtgaggaagaagaggaacagaaacagaagaaaaaacccATCAAGGCCCAGCAGG GTCCATACAGTTCCGTCCCCCCACCCCCTTGCACCCAGTCAAAGAAGGTGGGAGTGGACCAACCTTCCAAGAAGAAGGTGGGAGAGGACCAAACTCCCAAGAAGAAGGTGGCAGGGGACCAGCCCCCCAAGAAGAAGGTGGCAGGGGACCAGCCCCCCAAGAAGAAGGTGGCAGGGGACCAGCCCCCCAAGAAGAAAGTGGCAGGGGACCAACTTcccaagaagaaggaggaaagcagTGACTCTTCTGATAGCAGCGAGGATAGCAGTGAGGAGGAAACAGCCACAG CTAAAGCAGGAGGGGTCAAAGCTGTCACACCTAAGCCTGCATCAGCCAAGGCTGCAGCAGTCAAGACTGCGACAAACAAGACTACAAAGGAATCCAGTTCAGACAGTGACTCAG ATTCTAGctcagaggaggaagagaagaaacctTCCCAGAAAGCAGCCCCTAAACCTGCTGTTGCTGTTAAGGTGACTCCCAAGCCAGCTGTGACTACAAAAGCTGCTGAAAGCTCTTCGGACAGCTCAG ACTCTGACAGCTCTGAGGATGAAGCATCAGCTAGACCAGCCGTGGGCACAAAACCGGGCACAAAACCGGCCACCAATCAGAAGCCTTTGCCCAGGAAAGCAGATAGCAGTTCTAGTGAAGAGGAAAGCAGTTCTAGTGAGGAAGAGAAGCAGACAGGGACAAAGACTACAGCAGCTGGCTCCAAAGCCAAGGTGGGGGCCAAGGCAGCTCCATCTCCAGCACCCAAAGCAGCCACCCAGGACAGCAGTTCAGACTCAGACAGCTCTAGCAGTGAAGAGGAGGAACCATCGAGCAATGTGACTAAGTCCAAGGGGGCCACTGCTGCTGTTCCTAAACCTGCCTTGGCCAAAAAATCGAAGGCCGAGAGTAGTTCATCTTCTGACAGCTCcagtgaagaggaagaaaaaccaaaacttAAAAAGAGCCCAGGCTTGGTGGCCAATGGGTCTTGCCCTCCAGTACCTCAGAATGGGAAGAATTGTGCAcgcaaggaggaagaggaggaagcagCCAAGCCAG GCtctgggaagaaaaggaaaaaggatgctAACCCTAACCAAGAGGACACTCCTCCTAAGGTGAAGAAACAAAAGCCTCAGACCCCAAACACGGTTCCCAAAACAAAGAAG ggagagaaaaaaagggcatCCTCCCCTTTCCGGAGAGTTAAGTCAGAGGAAGTTGAGGTCGACTCTCGGGTGGCTGACAACTCCTTTGATGCCAAG cGAGGTGCAGCTGGAGATTGGGGAGAGAAAGCCAATGAGGTCCTGAAGTTCACCAAAGGCAAGTCCTTTCGACATGAGAAGACCAAGAAGAAGAGGGGCAGCTACCGGGGTGGGGCCATCTCCACCGAAGTCAACTCTGTTAAATTTGAAAGTGATTGA
- the NOLC1 gene encoding nucleolar and coiled-body phosphoprotein 1 isoform X1 yields the protein MAEQEGLRVVPSDLFPLVLGFLRDNQFPEAASKFAKATGTAQQDPNATSLLDIYSFWLNRSSKTQKRKLEANGPVAKKAKKSTVSGDSSHKGEAKQSPTKKLANKPPGTSQSGKTSIPVKAAESSSSSEDSSEEEEESKNQKKSAQKEAKPPAKAAKPALKTAQPKKAESSSSDSDSDSDSDSDSSSEDEATKKQKLKTPVKTPVKTPVKATAKTPVKTTAKPGTTPQVASKLANGKAGKSSSSSSSTSSSSSSSDSDEETAEAPPKKAVLKKATPSKTPVKAASQSSSSDDSSSEEEEEQKQKKKPIKAQQGPYSSVPPPPCTQSKKVGVDQPSKKKVGEDQTPKKKVAGDQPPKKKVAGDQPPKKKVAGDQPPKKKVAGDQLPKKKEESSDSSDSSEDSSEEETATAKAGGVKAVTPKPASAKAAAVKTATNKTTKESSSDSDSDSSSEEEEKKPSQKAAPKPAVAVKVTPKPAVTTKAAESSSDSSDSDSSEDEASARPAVGTKPGTKPATNQKPLPRKADSSSSEEESSSSEEEKQTGTKTTAAGSKAKVGAKAAPSPAPKAATQDSSSDSDSSSSEEEEPSSNVTKSKGATAAVPKPALAKKSKAESSSSSDSSSEEEEKPKLKKSPGLVANGSCPPVPQNGKNCARKEEEEEAAKPEGSGKKRKKDANPNQEDTPPKVKKQKPQTPNTVPKTKKGEKKRASSPFRRVKSEEVEVDSRVADNSFDAKRGAAGDWGEKANEVLKFTKGKSFRHEKTKKKRGSYRGGAISTEVNSVKFESD from the exons ATGGCGGAGCAAGAGGGCTTACGCGTGGTTCCTAGCGACTTGTTCCCTCTCGTGCTCGGTTTCCTGCGCGACAACCAGTTTCCGGAGGCGGCGAGCAAGTTCGCTAAGGCTACGGGAACT GCCCAACAGGACCCCAACGCCACTTCCCTTTTGGATATCTATAGTTTCTGGCTCAA tagGTCTTCCAAAACTCAAAAGCGGAAATTGGAGGCTAACGGACCAGTGGCAAAAAAGGCTAAGAAATCCACTGTTTCTGGTGACAGCAGTCATAAAGGAGAGGCCAAACAATCTCCAACCAAGAAACTAG CCAACAAGCCACCTGGTACATCTCAGTCTGGGAAGACATCCATTCCTGTCAAAGCAGCAGAGAGTAGTAGTAGCAGTGAGGACTCcagtgaggaagaagaagaaagcaaaaaccaGAAGAAGTCTGCCCAG AAGGAAGCCAAGCCCCCAGCCAAGGCCGCCAAACCTGCCCTCAAGACAGCTCAGCCTAAGAAAGCTGAAAGCTCCAGCTCTGACTCTGACTCCGACTCTGATTCTGACTCCGACTCCAGCTCAGAAGATGAAGCCACCAAGAAACAGAAACTTAAGACTCCAGTCAAGACCCCAGTCAAGACCCCTGTCAAAGCCACAGCTAAGACTCCAGTTAAGACCACAGCTAAGCCAG GCACGACTCCCCAAGTTGCCTCAAAATTAGCCAATGGCAAAGCTGgtaaaagcagcagcagcagcagcagtactagcagcagtagcagcagcagcgaCTCAGATGAAGAGACGGCTGAGGCTCCACCCAAAAAG GCTGTCTTGAAGAAGGCAACTCCGTCCAAAACCCCTGTGAAAGCCGCCTCACAGAGTTCTAGCAGTGATGATTCCTCcagtgaggaagaagaggaacagaaacagaagaaaaaacccATCAAGGCCCAGCAGG GTCCATACAGTTCCGTCCCCCCACCCCCTTGCACCCAGTCAAAGAAGGTGGGAGTGGACCAACCTTCCAAGAAGAAGGTGGGAGAGGACCAAACTCCCAAGAAGAAGGTGGCAGGGGACCAGCCCCCCAAGAAGAAGGTGGCAGGGGACCAGCCCCCCAAGAAGAAGGTGGCAGGGGACCAGCCCCCCAAGAAGAAAGTGGCAGGGGACCAACTTcccaagaagaaggaggaaagcagTGACTCTTCTGATAGCAGCGAGGATAGCAGTGAGGAGGAAACAGCCACAG CTAAAGCAGGAGGGGTCAAAGCTGTCACACCTAAGCCTGCATCAGCCAAGGCTGCAGCAGTCAAGACTGCGACAAACAAGACTACAAAGGAATCCAGTTCAGACAGTGACTCAG ATTCTAGctcagaggaggaagagaagaaacctTCCCAGAAAGCAGCCCCTAAACCTGCTGTTGCTGTTAAGGTGACTCCCAAGCCAGCTGTGACTACAAAAGCTGCTGAAAGCTCTTCGGACAGCTCAG ACTCTGACAGCTCTGAGGATGAAGCATCAGCTAGACCAGCCGTGGGCACAAAACCGGGCACAAAACCGGCCACCAATCAGAAGCCTTTGCCCAGGAAAGCAGATAGCAGTTCTAGTGAAGAGGAAAGCAGTTCTAGTGAGGAAGAGAAGCAGACAGGGACAAAGACTACAGCAGCTGGCTCCAAAGCCAAGGTGGGGGCCAAGGCAGCTCCATCTCCAGCACCCAAAGCAGCCACCCAGGACAGCAGTTCAGACTCAGACAGCTCTAGCAGTGAAGAGGAGGAACCATCGAGCAATGTGACTAAGTCCAAGGGGGCCACTGCTGCTGTTCCTAAACCTGCCTTGGCCAAAAAATCGAAGGCCGAGAGTAGTTCATCTTCTGACAGCTCcagtgaagaggaagaaaaaccaaaacttAAAAAGAGCCCAGGCTTGGTGGCCAATGGGTCTTGCCCTCCAGTACCTCAGAATGGGAAGAATTGTGCAcgcaaggaggaagaggaggaagcagCCAAGCCAG AAGGCtctgggaagaaaaggaaaaaggatgctAACCCTAACCAAGAGGACACTCCTCCTAAGGTGAAGAAACAAAAGCCTCAGACCCCAAACACGGTTCCCAAAACAAAGAAG ggagagaaaaaaagggcatCCTCCCCTTTCCGGAGAGTTAAGTCAGAGGAAGTTGAGGTCGACTCTCGGGTGGCTGACAACTCCTTTGATGCCAAG cGAGGTGCAGCTGGAGATTGGGGAGAGAAAGCCAATGAGGTCCTGAAGTTCACCAAAGGCAAGTCCTTTCGACATGAGAAGACCAAGAAGAAGAGGGGCAGCTACCGGGGTGGGGCCATCTCCACCGAAGTCAACTCTGTTAAATTTGAAAGTGATTGA
- the NOLC1 gene encoding nucleolar and coiled-body phosphoprotein 1 isoform X4 — translation MAEQEGLRVVPSDLFPLVLGFLRDNQFPEAASKFAKATGTAQQDPNATSLLDIYSFWLNRSSKTQKRKLEANGPVAKKAKKSTVSGDSSHKGEAKQSPTKKLANKPPGTSQSGKTSIPVKAAESSSSSEDSSEEEEESKNQKKSAQKEAKPPAKAAKPALKTAQPKKAESSSSDSDSDSDSDSDSSSEDEATKKQKLKTPVKTPVKTPVKATAKTPVKTTAKPGTTPQVASKLANGKAGKSSSSSSSTSSSSSSSDSDEETAEAPPKKAVLKKATPSKTPVKAASQSSSSDDSSSEEEEEQKQKKKPIKAQQGPYSSVPPPPCTQSKKVGVDQPSKKKVGEDQTPKKKVAGDQPPKKKVAGDQPPKKKVAGDQLPKKKEESSDSSDSSEDSSEEETATAKAGGVKAVTPKPASAKAAAVKTATNKTTKESSSDSDSDSSSEEEEKKPSQKAAPKPAVAVKVTPKPAVTTKAAESSSDSSDSDSSEDEASARPAVGTKPGTKPATNQKPLPRKADSSSSEEESSSSEEEKQTGTKTTAAGSKAKVGAKAAPSPAPKAATQDSSSDSDSSSSEEEEPSSNVTKSKGATAAVPKPALAKKSKAESSSSSDSSSEEEEKPKLKKSPGLVANGSCPPVPQNGKNCARKEEEEEAAKPEGSGKKRKKDANPNQEDTPPKVKKQKPQTPNTVPKTKKGEKKRASSPFRRVKSEEVEVDSRVADNSFDAKRGAAGDWGEKANEVLKFTKGKSFRHEKTKKKRGSYRGGAISTEVNSVKFESD, via the exons ATGGCGGAGCAAGAGGGCTTACGCGTGGTTCCTAGCGACTTGTTCCCTCTCGTGCTCGGTTTCCTGCGCGACAACCAGTTTCCGGAGGCGGCGAGCAAGTTCGCTAAGGCTACGGGAACT GCCCAACAGGACCCCAACGCCACTTCCCTTTTGGATATCTATAGTTTCTGGCTCAA tagGTCTTCCAAAACTCAAAAGCGGAAATTGGAGGCTAACGGACCAGTGGCAAAAAAGGCTAAGAAATCCACTGTTTCTGGTGACAGCAGTCATAAAGGAGAGGCCAAACAATCTCCAACCAAGAAACTAG CCAACAAGCCACCTGGTACATCTCAGTCTGGGAAGACATCCATTCCTGTCAAAGCAGCAGAGAGTAGTAGTAGCAGTGAGGACTCcagtgaggaagaagaagaaagcaaaaaccaGAAGAAGTCTGCCCAG AAGGAAGCCAAGCCCCCAGCCAAGGCCGCCAAACCTGCCCTCAAGACAGCTCAGCCTAAGAAAGCTGAAAGCTCCAGCTCTGACTCTGACTCCGACTCTGATTCTGACTCCGACTCCAGCTCAGAAGATGAAGCCACCAAGAAACAGAAACTTAAGACTCCAGTCAAGACCCCAGTCAAGACCCCTGTCAAAGCCACAGCTAAGACTCCAGTTAAGACCACAGCTAAGCCAG GCACGACTCCCCAAGTTGCCTCAAAATTAGCCAATGGCAAAGCTGgtaaaagcagcagcagcagcagcagtactagcagcagtagcagcagcagcgaCTCAGATGAAGAGACGGCTGAGGCTCCACCCAAAAAG GCTGTCTTGAAGAAGGCAACTCCGTCCAAAACCCCTGTGAAAGCCGCCTCACAGAGTTCTAGCAGTGATGATTCCTCcagtgaggaagaagaggaacagaaacagaagaaaaaacccATCAAGGCCCAGCAGG GTCCATACAGTTCCGTCCCCCCACCCCCTTGCACCCAGTCAAAGAAGGTGGGAGTGGACCAACCTTCCAAGAAGAAGGTGGGAGAGGACCAAACTCCCAAGAAGAAG GTGGCAGGGGACCAGCCCCCCAAGAAGAAGGTGGCAGGGGACCAGCCCCCCAAGAAGAAAGTGGCAGGGGACCAACTTcccaagaagaaggaggaaagcagTGACTCTTCTGATAGCAGCGAGGATAGCAGTGAGGAGGAAACAGCCACAG CTAAAGCAGGAGGGGTCAAAGCTGTCACACCTAAGCCTGCATCAGCCAAGGCTGCAGCAGTCAAGACTGCGACAAACAAGACTACAAAGGAATCCAGTTCAGACAGTGACTCAG ATTCTAGctcagaggaggaagagaagaaacctTCCCAGAAAGCAGCCCCTAAACCTGCTGTTGCTGTTAAGGTGACTCCCAAGCCAGCTGTGACTACAAAAGCTGCTGAAAGCTCTTCGGACAGCTCAG ACTCTGACAGCTCTGAGGATGAAGCATCAGCTAGACCAGCCGTGGGCACAAAACCGGGCACAAAACCGGCCACCAATCAGAAGCCTTTGCCCAGGAAAGCAGATAGCAGTTCTAGTGAAGAGGAAAGCAGTTCTAGTGAGGAAGAGAAGCAGACAGGGACAAAGACTACAGCAGCTGGCTCCAAAGCCAAGGTGGGGGCCAAGGCAGCTCCATCTCCAGCACCCAAAGCAGCCACCCAGGACAGCAGTTCAGACTCAGACAGCTCTAGCAGTGAAGAGGAGGAACCATCGAGCAATGTGACTAAGTCCAAGGGGGCCACTGCTGCTGTTCCTAAACCTGCCTTGGCCAAAAAATCGAAGGCCGAGAGTAGTTCATCTTCTGACAGCTCcagtgaagaggaagaaaaaccaaaacttAAAAAGAGCCCAGGCTTGGTGGCCAATGGGTCTTGCCCTCCAGTACCTCAGAATGGGAAGAATTGTGCAcgcaaggaggaagaggaggaagcagCCAAGCCAG AAGGCtctgggaagaaaaggaaaaaggatgctAACCCTAACCAAGAGGACACTCCTCCTAAGGTGAAGAAACAAAAGCCTCAGACCCCAAACACGGTTCCCAAAACAAAGAAG ggagagaaaaaaagggcatCCTCCCCTTTCCGGAGAGTTAAGTCAGAGGAAGTTGAGGTCGACTCTCGGGTGGCTGACAACTCCTTTGATGCCAAG cGAGGTGCAGCTGGAGATTGGGGAGAGAAAGCCAATGAGGTCCTGAAGTTCACCAAAGGCAAGTCCTTTCGACATGAGAAGACCAAGAAGAAGAGGGGCAGCTACCGGGGTGGGGCCATCTCCACCGAAGTCAACTCTGTTAAATTTGAAAGTGATTGA
- the NOLC1 gene encoding nucleolar and coiled-body phosphoprotein 1 isoform X3, which produces MAEQEGLRVVPSDLFPLVLGFLRDNQFPEAASKFAKATGTAQQDPNATSLLDIYSFWLNRSSKTQKRKLEANGPVAKKAKKSTVSGDSSHKGEAKQSPTKKLANKPPGTSQSGKTSIPVKAAESSSSSEDSSEEEEESKNQKKSAQEAKPPAKAAKPALKTAQPKKAESSSSDSDSDSDSDSDSSSEDEATKKQKLKTPVKTPVKTPVKATAKTPVKTTAKPGTTPQVASKLANGKAGKSSSSSSSTSSSSSSSDSDEETAEAPPKKAVLKKATPSKTPVKAASQSSSSDDSSSEEEEEQKQKKKPIKAQQGPYSSVPPPPCTQSKKVGVDQPSKKKVGEDQTPKKKVAGDQPPKKKVAGDQPPKKKVAGDQPPKKKVAGDQLPKKKEESSDSSDSSEDSSEEETATAKAGGVKAVTPKPASAKAAAVKTATNKTTKESSSDSDSDSSSEEEEKKPSQKAAPKPAVAVKVTPKPAVTTKAAESSSDSSDSDSSEDEASARPAVGTKPGTKPATNQKPLPRKADSSSSEEESSSSEEEKQTGTKTTAAGSKAKVGAKAAPSPAPKAATQDSSSDSDSSSSEEEEPSSNVTKSKGATAAVPKPALAKKSKAESSSSSDSSSEEEEKPKLKKSPGLVANGSCPPVPQNGKNCARKEEEEEAAKPEGSGKKRKKDANPNQEDTPPKVKKQKPQTPNTVPKTKKGEKKRASSPFRRVKSEEVEVDSRVADNSFDAKRGAAGDWGEKANEVLKFTKGKSFRHEKTKKKRGSYRGGAISTEVNSVKFESD; this is translated from the exons ATGGCGGAGCAAGAGGGCTTACGCGTGGTTCCTAGCGACTTGTTCCCTCTCGTGCTCGGTTTCCTGCGCGACAACCAGTTTCCGGAGGCGGCGAGCAAGTTCGCTAAGGCTACGGGAACT GCCCAACAGGACCCCAACGCCACTTCCCTTTTGGATATCTATAGTTTCTGGCTCAA tagGTCTTCCAAAACTCAAAAGCGGAAATTGGAGGCTAACGGACCAGTGGCAAAAAAGGCTAAGAAATCCACTGTTTCTGGTGACAGCAGTCATAAAGGAGAGGCCAAACAATCTCCAACCAAGAAACTAG CCAACAAGCCACCTGGTACATCTCAGTCTGGGAAGACATCCATTCCTGTCAAAGCAGCAGAGAGTAGTAGTAGCAGTGAGGACTCcagtgaggaagaagaagaaagcaaaaaccaGAAGAAGTCTGCCCAG GAAGCCAAGCCCCCAGCCAAGGCCGCCAAACCTGCCCTCAAGACAGCTCAGCCTAAGAAAGCTGAAAGCTCCAGCTCTGACTCTGACTCCGACTCTGATTCTGACTCCGACTCCAGCTCAGAAGATGAAGCCACCAAGAAACAGAAACTTAAGACTCCAGTCAAGACCCCAGTCAAGACCCCTGTCAAAGCCACAGCTAAGACTCCAGTTAAGACCACAGCTAAGCCAG GCACGACTCCCCAAGTTGCCTCAAAATTAGCCAATGGCAAAGCTGgtaaaagcagcagcagcagcagcagtactagcagcagtagcagcagcagcgaCTCAGATGAAGAGACGGCTGAGGCTCCACCCAAAAAG GCTGTCTTGAAGAAGGCAACTCCGTCCAAAACCCCTGTGAAAGCCGCCTCACAGAGTTCTAGCAGTGATGATTCCTCcagtgaggaagaagaggaacagaaacagaagaaaaaacccATCAAGGCCCAGCAGG GTCCATACAGTTCCGTCCCCCCACCCCCTTGCACCCAGTCAAAGAAGGTGGGAGTGGACCAACCTTCCAAGAAGAAGGTGGGAGAGGACCAAACTCCCAAGAAGAAGGTGGCAGGGGACCAGCCCCCCAAGAAGAAGGTGGCAGGGGACCAGCCCCCCAAGAAGAAGGTGGCAGGGGACCAGCCCCCCAAGAAGAAAGTGGCAGGGGACCAACTTcccaagaagaaggaggaaagcagTGACTCTTCTGATAGCAGCGAGGATAGCAGTGAGGAGGAAACAGCCACAG CTAAAGCAGGAGGGGTCAAAGCTGTCACACCTAAGCCTGCATCAGCCAAGGCTGCAGCAGTCAAGACTGCGACAAACAAGACTACAAAGGAATCCAGTTCAGACAGTGACTCAG ATTCTAGctcagaggaggaagagaagaaacctTCCCAGAAAGCAGCCCCTAAACCTGCTGTTGCTGTTAAGGTGACTCCCAAGCCAGCTGTGACTACAAAAGCTGCTGAAAGCTCTTCGGACAGCTCAG ACTCTGACAGCTCTGAGGATGAAGCATCAGCTAGACCAGCCGTGGGCACAAAACCGGGCACAAAACCGGCCACCAATCAGAAGCCTTTGCCCAGGAAAGCAGATAGCAGTTCTAGTGAAGAGGAAAGCAGTTCTAGTGAGGAAGAGAAGCAGACAGGGACAAAGACTACAGCAGCTGGCTCCAAAGCCAAGGTGGGGGCCAAGGCAGCTCCATCTCCAGCACCCAAAGCAGCCACCCAGGACAGCAGTTCAGACTCAGACAGCTCTAGCAGTGAAGAGGAGGAACCATCGAGCAATGTGACTAAGTCCAAGGGGGCCACTGCTGCTGTTCCTAAACCTGCCTTGGCCAAAAAATCGAAGGCCGAGAGTAGTTCATCTTCTGACAGCTCcagtgaagaggaagaaaaaccaaaacttAAAAAGAGCCCAGGCTTGGTGGCCAATGGGTCTTGCCCTCCAGTACCTCAGAATGGGAAGAATTGTGCAcgcaaggaggaagaggaggaagcagCCAAGCCAG AAGGCtctgggaagaaaaggaaaaaggatgctAACCCTAACCAAGAGGACACTCCTCCTAAGGTGAAGAAACAAAAGCCTCAGACCCCAAACACGGTTCCCAAAACAAAGAAG ggagagaaaaaaagggcatCCTCCCCTTTCCGGAGAGTTAAGTCAGAGGAAGTTGAGGTCGACTCTCGGGTGGCTGACAACTCCTTTGATGCCAAG cGAGGTGCAGCTGGAGATTGGGGAGAGAAAGCCAATGAGGTCCTGAAGTTCACCAAAGGCAAGTCCTTTCGACATGAGAAGACCAAGAAGAAGAGGGGCAGCTACCGGGGTGGGGCCATCTCCACCGAAGTCAACTCTGTTAAATTTGAAAGTGATTGA